One stretch of Corvus hawaiiensis isolate bCorHaw1 chromosome 1, bCorHaw1.pri.cur, whole genome shotgun sequence DNA includes these proteins:
- the LOC125334655 gene encoding uncharacterized protein LOC125334655: MERAVRPWKGLPKEVVGSPCLELSEERLDGALNSATLCPRLEPALPQALPEPPRPELFARAFLLRAGGPLPGPPRSAGAASAPERPRCPPGAGPPLCALLAGLCRASQSRPRLLLHGGRCRGRRAQAELPLVRGSALPLGLCRRCRGAPAASGALPSLSRRAAASRARLPERFASGLGCSGASSGLGPAAAAAVAAALRRSCRPSGSRRFPPLALRLPPALPADPTSPSRTGSAPPDRVDVLGQPGMSFLGAPSSLGSAEMPLSRERCCCTSCSPPWPNLPAYFPWFSGCL, encoded by the exons atggaaagagCGGTGaggccttggaaggggctgcccaagGAGGTGGTGGGCTCCCCATGCCTGGAGCTGTCCGAGGAACGGCTGGACGGGGCACTGA ACTCCGCGACTCTGTGCCCACGACTGGAGCCCGCCCTGCCCCAAGCGCTGCCGGAGCCGCCCCGGCCCGAGCTGTTCGCCCGCGCCTTTCTCCTCAGGGCGGGGGGGCcgctgccggggccgccgcgctCAGCCGGAGCTGCCTCTGCGCCGGAGCGGCCGCGCtgcccgcccggggccgggccgcctCTCTGCGCGCTGCTTGCGGGGCTCTGCCGGGCTTCCCAAAGCCGCCCGCGGCTCCTTTTGCACGGGGGTcgctgccggggccgccgcgctCAGGCGGAGCTGCCGCTCGTCAGGGGCTCCGCGCTGCCCCTCGGGCTGTGCCGGCGCTGCCGCGGAGCTCCGGCCGCGTCGGGAGCTCTGCCGTCGCTCTCCCGGCGCGCTGCCGCCTCCAGAGCCCGGCTGCCGGAGCGCTTCGCCTCAGGCCTCGGCTGCAGCGGCGCTTCCAGCGGGCTCGGgccggccgccgccgctgctgttGCCGCCGCGCTCAGGCGGAGCTGCCGCCCCTCAGGCTCCCGGCGCTTCCCGCCACTGGCGCTGCGGCTCCCTCCGGCTCTCCCGGCGGACCCAACCAGCCCTTCCCGCACGGGCAGTGCTCCCCCGGATCGGGTGGATGTGTTGGGCCAGCCGGGGATGTCCTTTCTGGGGGCCCCGTCTTCCTTGGGCTCAGCTGAAATGCccctgagcagggagaggtgctgctgcacctcctgcagccctccctGGCCAAACCTCCCCGCTTATTTTCCGTGGTTTTCAGGTTGTCTGTAA